CCCGCATCGCCGGCGTCGTCATCAGCACGTCGCCCATGTTGTCGAGCCGGACGCAGAGGATGCGCCGCGCTGCACGCCAGCCGTTCATGATGGCCTCCCGAGCGCGACGGCGCTCGCATCGCGCACACGCGAAACCACCAGACGCGAGGCCTGGTCCACGGCAGCCACGGTGTGATCCGGCGTACGGTGCATGCCGGGTCGCCATTCCGTTTCGTTGCCGCAGTCGACGAGCACCGTCTCGCAACCTGCCACGTTGCCGGCTTCGATGTCGTCGAGAATGTCGCCGATCATCCAGCATCGGGACAGCGGCACGCCGATATGGCGCGCAGCCGCCCGCAGCAATCCCGGTGCCGGCTTGCGGCACGCGCAAACGGTGCGATAGGCGGCGTCGCGTCCCTGGGGATGGTGCGGGCAGTAGAAGAACCCGGCGAAGTCCACGCCGTAGTCCGCCATCACGCGTGACAGATGTTCGCGCACGTCGTTGAGCGCGGATTCCGCAAA
The Pandoraea pulmonicola DNA segment above includes these coding regions:
- a CDS encoding D-glycero-alpha-D-manno-heptose-1,7-bisphosphate 7-phosphatase, translating into MAVISGDTFPAGAILIDKDGTLIDDDPFNVDPSRIRLAPGAEQALCDFASLRWPVAVVSNQPGVAFGHFAESALNDVREHLSRVMADYGVDFAGFFYCPHHPQGRDAAYRTVCACRKPAPGLLRAAARHIGVPLSRCWMIGDILDDIEAGNVAGCETVLVDCGNETEWRPGMHRTPDHTVAAVDQASRLVVSRVRDASAVALGRPS